The genomic DNA AACTCAAAAATGTTCAGACACAATATAAGGTCTGAACACTTTTGGACTCGCTCTAACATCAAAATATCTGTGCTCCTTTTTAAAATATACTTAAATCCCATTCTTTTGCAATATGTTCTAACAACATAATTCCTGGTAAACTATTCCCATATTCATCAATGGCTGGTCCGTAAATACCAATACCACATCCATCTTGGAACGATAAATCCTTCCTAGACTTTGAGGGAACAAGTGTCATAATTCCGCCGGATACCCCACTCTTAGCTGGTAATCCAATGAAAGCAGCAAATTTTCCAGAAGCATTGTACATTCCACAAGTAAGCATTAAAGCTTTTGTTAACCTAGCTACTTCTTTAGGGAGCACTTGTTCTTTGCGAATAGGATGATATCCATCATGTGCTAGTATAAGCCCTATTAAGGCAATATCTTCTGTATTTATTTCAATCGAACATTGTTTTAGGTAAACCTCTAGTGTCTCCTCCACATCTGATTCTAGAAAACCATTCTCCTTTAAATAGTATGCTAAAGCTCTATTACGATGAGCCGTTTCCCATTCTGATTGAAATACTATTTCATTAATAGCAGGACGCTTCTCTATCATTTTTTCAATTAATACGTATAGAGATTCTAATTTTTCTTGCACCGATATCCCTGGCAAAAGTGAAGTTATCGTAATCGCTCCAGCATTAATCATAGGATTAAAAGGTTTTCCTGGTTTATGTATCTCTAAACGAATAATCGAATTGAAGGCATCTCCAGTTGGCTCTACGTCAACTCGTTCTAATACATAAGAAATACCGCGACTTAAACAAACGGCTATAAATCCGATTACTTTTGATATACTTTGTAATGTGAAAGGTACCTCCCAATCTCCTGACTTTATCATTGTTCCATCTGGCT from Bacillus basilensis includes the following:
- the glsA gene encoding glutaminase GlsA, which encodes MIKDSIVQIEGQEKVCLDQWVAHYRTYAAKGRSASYIPALGEINVSQLGICIVKPDGTMIKSGDWEVPFTLQSISKVIGFIAVCLSRGISYVLERVDVEPTGDAFNSIIRLEIHKPGKPFNPMINAGAITITSLLPGISVQEKLESLYVLIEKMIEKRPAINEIVFQSEWETAHRNRALAYYLKENGFLESDVEETLEVYLKQCSIEINTEDIALIGLILAHDGYHPIRKEQVLPKEVARLTKALMLTCGMYNASGKFAAFIGLPAKSGVSGGIMTLVPSKSRKDLSFQDGCGIGIYGPAIDEYGNSLPGIMLLEHIAKEWDLSIF